The Candidatus Eisenbacteria bacterium genome includes a region encoding these proteins:
- a CDS encoding TIGR03564 family F420-dependent LLM class oxidoreductase — protein MRIGWNGGGHHTRLESIRDEARRAAADGFASFWLSQISGPDALTALAAVAADAPGIELGTSIVPVYGRHPITLAAQALTAQAATGGRLVLGIGASHQVLVEGMFGERYARAFTRVRETLLALKGLLAGDAVSLEGKEVVVRGRLSIEAPPCPILVAALGEKMLDLAGQEADGVTLWMVGPRTVTDYVAPRLGEAAARAGRSSPRILAGIPVCVTDAPDRARAVAAERLKLYGVLPAYRATLAREGLAGPEGLLAVGTEDEVRRRIAAFEIAGATDLRVNALCATPGEFERTRAFLRGLCAEKNQ, from the coding sequence GTGCGGATCGGCTGGAACGGCGGCGGCCATCACACGCGCCTGGAGTCGATCCGTGACGAAGCGCGGCGCGCCGCCGCGGACGGCTTTGCGAGCTTCTGGCTCTCGCAGATCAGCGGCCCCGATGCGCTGACGGCGCTCGCGGCCGTGGCGGCCGACGCGCCGGGCATCGAGCTCGGCACGTCCATCGTGCCCGTCTACGGACGCCACCCGATCACGCTCGCGGCGCAGGCGCTCACGGCGCAAGCGGCGACGGGCGGTCGCCTCGTCCTCGGCATCGGCGCCTCTCATCAGGTCCTCGTCGAGGGCATGTTCGGCGAACGCTACGCGCGAGCCTTCACGCGCGTGAGGGAGACGTTGCTCGCCTTGAAGGGCCTGCTCGCTGGCGACGCCGTGTCGCTCGAAGGCAAGGAGGTCGTCGTCCGCGGCCGCCTCTCGATCGAAGCGCCACCATGCCCCATCCTCGTGGCCGCACTCGGCGAGAAGATGCTCGACCTGGCGGGCCAGGAAGCCGACGGGGTGACGCTCTGGATGGTGGGACCGCGCACCGTGACCGACTACGTCGCGCCGCGCCTCGGGGAAGCAGCGGCTCGTGCCGGTCGCTCATCGCCGAGAATCCTCGCCGGAATTCCGGTATGCGTGACCGACGCTCCCGACCGCGCACGCGCCGTGGCCGCAGAGCGGCTCAAGCTCTACGGCGTTCTCCCCGCGTATCGCGCCACCCTTGCACGCGAAGGTCTCGCCGGCCCCGAGGGGCTTCTCGCGGTGGGGACGGAAGACGAAGTGCGAAGGCGCATTGCGGCGTTCGAGATCGCCGGCGCGACCGACCTGCGTGTCAATGCTCTGTGCGCGACGCCCGGGGAATTCGAGCGCACGCGCGCGTTCCTCCGCGGGCTCTGCGCGGAGAAGAATCAGTGA
- a CDS encoding helix-turn-helix domain-containing protein, translating into MLSTKPPAAQSSVTTRSRSCRRSATASEGIDVSEANAVRKLSRRQELGAESRRRIVDAAATLMAERGFAGTSIAAVSQRSGLPSGSIYWHFDSKETLLAAVVEEGARRWFDALPRIDGLPKDPAQRIAALFEAVDASLESHPEFLRLLLLIALERRDVDAASLTVIRRVRDLALERIRKMMVVMLEPLNLRDVHGIADEFARLVLVVADGAFVAQHIDPGQADVRRSFGLLRRALTALAREMNTTDRGGRR; encoded by the coding sequence ATGCTTTCGACGAAGCCGCCCGCCGCGCAATCGAGCGTGACAACGCGCTCTCGCTCCTGCCGACGCTCCGCGACCGCGTCGGAGGGTATCGACGTGAGTGAGGCAAACGCCGTGCGGAAACTGTCCCGACGGCAAGAGCTCGGGGCCGAGTCGCGCCGGAGGATCGTCGATGCCGCCGCAACGCTAATGGCCGAGCGCGGGTTCGCGGGCACCAGCATCGCGGCGGTGAGCCAGCGCTCGGGGTTGCCGTCGGGCTCGATCTACTGGCACTTCGACAGCAAGGAAACACTGCTCGCGGCGGTGGTCGAAGAAGGCGCTCGGCGCTGGTTCGATGCGCTTCCGCGCATCGATGGCCTCCCGAAGGACCCAGCCCAGCGGATCGCAGCGCTCTTCGAGGCCGTGGACGCGTCGCTGGAGTCGCACCCGGAGTTCCTTCGGCTCTTGCTGCTCATTGCACTGGAGCGGCGCGACGTCGATGCCGCGTCGCTCACCGTCATCCGACGCGTGAGGGACCTCGCGCTCGAGCGCATCCGGAAGATGATGGTCGTCATGCTCGAGCCGTTGAACCTGCGAGACGTGCACGGGATCGCTGACGAGTTCGCGCGACTCGTCCTCGTGGTCGCCGACGGCGCGTTCGTCGCCCAGCACATCGATCCCGGGCAGGCCGACGTTCGCCGTTCGTTCGGCCTGCTCCGTCGCGCGCTCACGGCCCTGGCGCGCGAGATGAACACCACCGATCGTGGAGGCAGGCGATGA
- a CDS encoding amidohydrolase family protein, whose product MTAPYRIGVHHHILPPDYLSVPAPALSANPHALRSLCELVPPTQILFGSDVPFAPEPVTHLSVTGLARYDAFDEAARRAIERDNALSLLPTLRDRVGGYRRE is encoded by the coding sequence GTGACCGCGCCATACCGCATCGGCGTCCATCATCACATCCTGCCGCCGGACTACCTGTCGGTGCCGGCGCCGGCGCTCTCGGCCAACCCGCATGCGCTGCGCTCGCTCTGCGAGCTTGTTCCGCCGACACAGATCCTCTTCGGGTCCGACGTCCCGTTTGCACCCGAGCCGGTCACCCATCTGAGCGTCACAGGGCTGGCACGGTACGATGCTTTCGACGAAGCCGCCCGCCGCGCAATCGAGCGTGACAACGCGCTCTCGCTCCTGCCGACGCTCCGCGACCGCGTCGGAGGGTATCGACGTGAGTGA
- a CDS encoding nuclear transport factor 2 family protein — protein sequence MTCPLCQHENRSGAKFCEECAAPLPRPCASCGAHLRAAAKFCDECGTATGAAPVPTPGANADGTRKVVTVVFADLAGSTALHERLDAESARLFMEGYYRAMRGAVEQNGGRVAKLLGDGVMAVFGLPQVAEDDAIRAVRAAVDMQRVFRALAERHSNLVGKVGLRVAVNTGEVVAKDETELIGDPVNVAARLQDQARDGDVVIGESTRRLVATLVTLESLGSLILKGRDEPVRAYRVVSLEKPAIATTAAFVGRDDEVGRLGAVYDAAVATPAARLAVLLGSPGLGKSRLIDEFARRHAETAKILVAHCDAAGGATFAPLAKAIRAVLGLDDGATGEPARAAIAAALPSTTDDAERARVAGGVAALLGGSPTSPEETFFVVRRFLSGLAAASPVILVIDDLHWAEPLLLDLVEHLVQWGAGVPLFVLVGARPELRDLRSTLATPGGLVADVVTLGGLDAGAAMRLAANVIGAVDLPSAVAVKVLAASEGNPLFVGELVRMLVQEGALTKEGNRWTIGAGLAALEMPPTIHALLAARIERLRPEDRTVLERAAVVGRHFSRSAVAALLGRNGSELDTRLESLRRSELIERDTGWLLGEPALRFHHVLIRDAAYRRLLKGTRAELHERLADWIEARVGDAPEHDETIGWHLEQAHQHLRELGSLDERSHRLGERASQRLAAAGRRALARDDVPLAASLLGRAIDRLAPDAPERADLALDWCEALLSASDVGPAGAAIDELGRGAGDSARLRAWHTCFSGQLTVLTAPEALQATADRVGAAARDLAAVGDAAGEAKAHFVHAQALARLGKVGACEAALDLALAAARRAGDRRRANAVLAGAPLAALWGPSPVTRASGRCLDVVRVLRITQGAPAVEAVALSCQGVLEALRGRTDAARRMIGSARSMVEELGIAHRLFEADAFAGRIDLLEGDAAAAERSLRVAYDGLRDLGLGIDAARAAALLARALLAQGRIAEAEALSRESEALAGDDLQAAIAWRGARAEALAKRGDHDDAISLAQAAVTIAAATDALLDHADARVALAAALRAAGRGAEADGEERRAIELWVAKGATVLAERVRKEGAEVPPLPGESKSRVGPAPAARRDVRSNAATAWQARFDAALAERDFDALLALLSEDYQETDHPTGSCYGRAEALGSLQRLFRSRDPVYREEPFATLGDALCLRRRLVRASGAAGRRYDVGAYENEAISLVEVDDRGLARRQEVFAVNQLGDAVERLYERHAELLPDGPARDRTAATARAMGTTSRAVSGLDRWAAVLATDFESIDHRRLGTWSVRGAAAFLEHLRALREVASEIVFRHLAVLAVEPNAMLVENMHSGNERLGGGAYERLFLVCFATDVEGRLARAEWFDADDGAEALARFDALVAGAVPKRSARLVRANAAVRNAEHLCAAVETRDEAALLATHAEPIEVIHHPTGATYGAPELLAMFRGLWRARNARFAQEPLGTLGDSLALLRRSYTHDGVDSKFGSVGPVEADYFVVFEVDQRGQMKRSEVFADDRLGEAVVRLYERYAELLPPGPARTRAAGTARAVAAFHRSGSDRDGFLAAFAPGIVAIDHRTVGFGELHGRDALVIAIRAFHDLSDDIGIRYDDVLALSEHAALIRATQFGRARASGGTWERPMCTLRVHDAEGLVVRWEIFEAEQEAQALARYDALAGSADQVSSVSEHPFANAASRAWLAVIDAWGRRDADGFAALQSHLLRYRDHRRLLHLDLDREQFLDFTRPTLDMAVGGSVELLATRGERLALKRFTMDMAEDAVGPSAIDSLLLIETDERGDIVAYDRFDPDDVDAAWAELGARWVAGEAAAHGTTAGALRSMGDAVARRDWDAYAATFAPDVGFHDHRLLGWGTTLGDAATLVRAQQALVELAPDVRYRLDHLRLSGRIHLYQGAQVGTRDGGPFESPFISVGEHDEAGRLVHWDMYDVDQLDQARARFEALAAADPLAEIVSPNAAVSMLERWQAAFDAAVASDDWDAMRDVCTPGMIFDDRRRLALLSGDRDLMIASARERVRNGGRVENRLVGMAGDRVAVTRALWSGGPPEGRWEVEYLGVVEIDEAGRIVAMIFFDLADARAAQREAWARWAAIDPAAAPWVAVIGAAVESFDAQDWKRLRTLFADDVIVDDHRRTGFGRIEGADAYLSTVAVLWDLAPDQRVELGWFWPAVERHGVITRGRRFGSLADGGAFESEYLWLSTATGGRITRLDLFEGEDLDRAKARLEELRPDPLRIPPNAVTRTWDRWWGAVAANDRDAIRGLYAPTYRFDDRRRLFRMSADLGQTLTGDHLIVDDGWRPVRTLLATAGDRLALQHILWTTGEAGATSEIETLMVSEVDRDGRFVHGAAFDPDDRAAASAELFERYVASGDDGVPSNVIAITRAWNAHDLERLRALLPADFYLDDRRRTGVGRLEGVDAYIDSLAAVWDLSRDLRIEMLRLIGTAPHGILWVNRWSGTNAEGGNFDAVYVCIGLLRGDESAGMEIFELDDFELARARFAELSAGPKF from the coding sequence ATGACCTGCCCTCTCTGCCAGCACGAGAACCGCTCCGGCGCCAAGTTCTGCGAGGAATGCGCGGCGCCATTGCCGCGCCCCTGTGCGAGCTGCGGTGCCCACCTACGCGCCGCCGCGAAGTTCTGTGACGAGTGCGGCACCGCGACCGGCGCGGCGCCGGTGCCCACGCCCGGCGCCAATGCCGACGGGACGCGCAAGGTGGTCACCGTCGTGTTCGCGGACCTCGCCGGCTCGACCGCCCTGCACGAACGGCTCGACGCCGAGTCGGCCCGCCTCTTCATGGAAGGCTACTACCGCGCGATGCGCGGCGCCGTGGAGCAGAACGGCGGCCGGGTGGCCAAGCTGCTCGGCGACGGTGTCATGGCGGTCTTCGGCCTTCCGCAGGTGGCCGAGGACGATGCCATTCGCGCCGTGCGCGCCGCCGTCGACATGCAGCGCGTGTTCCGCGCGCTCGCCGAACGGCACAGCAATCTCGTCGGCAAGGTCGGCCTGCGCGTCGCGGTCAACACCGGCGAAGTCGTCGCCAAGGACGAAACCGAGCTGATCGGCGACCCGGTCAACGTCGCGGCGCGCCTCCAGGACCAGGCGCGCGACGGCGACGTCGTGATCGGCGAATCCACGCGGCGCCTCGTCGCCACCCTCGTGACCCTGGAATCGCTCGGAAGCCTGATCCTCAAGGGCCGCGACGAACCCGTGCGCGCCTACCGCGTCGTGTCGCTGGAGAAGCCGGCGATCGCGACGACCGCGGCGTTCGTCGGCCGCGACGACGAGGTCGGGCGGCTCGGCGCCGTGTACGACGCCGCGGTCGCGACTCCGGCTGCGCGGCTCGCCGTGCTGCTGGGCTCCCCCGGGCTCGGCAAGTCGCGCCTCATCGACGAGTTCGCGCGCCGCCACGCGGAGACGGCGAAGATCCTCGTCGCGCACTGCGATGCCGCCGGCGGCGCCACGTTCGCGCCGCTCGCCAAGGCCATCCGGGCGGTCCTCGGCCTCGACGACGGCGCCACCGGCGAGCCGGCCCGCGCCGCGATCGCCGCCGCCCTCCCGTCCACCACCGACGACGCCGAGCGAGCACGCGTTGCCGGGGGCGTGGCGGCGCTCCTCGGCGGGTCACCCACGTCGCCCGAGGAGACGTTCTTCGTCGTGCGGCGGTTCCTTTCGGGTCTCGCCGCCGCGAGCCCCGTGATCCTGGTGATCGACGACCTGCACTGGGCGGAGCCGCTCCTCCTCGACCTGGTGGAGCACCTGGTGCAGTGGGGCGCCGGCGTGCCGCTCTTCGTGCTGGTCGGCGCGCGGCCGGAGCTGCGCGATCTCCGTTCCACGCTCGCGACGCCCGGCGGCCTCGTCGCCGACGTGGTGACGCTCGGCGGTCTCGACGCCGGCGCGGCGATGCGGCTCGCGGCGAACGTGATCGGAGCCGTAGACCTGCCGTCGGCGGTCGCGGTCAAGGTGCTCGCCGCGAGCGAGGGCAACCCGCTCTTCGTGGGCGAGCTGGTGCGCATGCTGGTGCAGGAAGGCGCGCTCACGAAGGAGGGCAACCGCTGGACGATCGGCGCCGGGCTGGCCGCGCTGGAGATGCCCCCCACCATCCACGCGCTGCTCGCCGCACGCATCGAGCGCTTGCGGCCCGAAGACCGGACCGTGCTCGAGCGCGCCGCGGTCGTCGGCCGCCACTTCTCGCGGAGCGCCGTCGCGGCGCTGCTGGGGCGCAACGGCAGCGAGCTCGACACGCGCCTCGAGTCGCTCCGCCGGAGCGAGCTCATCGAGCGCGACACGGGCTGGCTCCTCGGCGAGCCAGCGTTGCGCTTCCATCATGTTCTGATCCGCGACGCGGCGTATCGGCGCCTGCTCAAGGGGACGCGCGCCGAGCTGCACGAGCGGCTCGCCGACTGGATCGAGGCGCGGGTCGGCGACGCGCCCGAGCACGACGAGACGATCGGCTGGCACCTGGAGCAGGCACACCAGCACCTCCGTGAGCTGGGCTCGCTCGACGAGCGCAGCCACCGTCTCGGCGAGCGGGCGTCGCAACGGCTGGCCGCCGCCGGCCGGCGGGCGCTCGCCCGCGACGATGTCCCGCTCGCGGCGAGCCTCCTCGGGCGCGCCATCGATCGGCTCGCGCCGGACGCTCCCGAGCGAGCCGACCTGGCGCTCGACTGGTGCGAGGCCCTCTTGTCCGCCAGCGACGTGGGCCCGGCCGGAGCTGCCATCGACGAGCTCGGCCGCGGCGCCGGCGACTCCGCCCGGCTGCGCGCCTGGCACACGTGCTTCTCGGGCCAGCTCACCGTGCTCACCGCGCCGGAGGCGCTGCAGGCGACCGCCGATCGCGTCGGCGCCGCGGCGCGGGATCTGGCGGCGGTCGGTGATGCCGCCGGCGAAGCGAAGGCGCACTTCGTCCATGCGCAGGCGCTCGCGCGCCTCGGGAAGGTCGGCGCCTGCGAGGCGGCGCTCGATCTGGCGCTCGCCGCCGCCCGTCGTGCGGGCGATCGGCGCCGCGCGAATGCGGTCCTGGCGGGGGCACCGCTCGCGGCGCTCTGGGGACCGAGCCCGGTGACGCGCGCGAGCGGCCGCTGCCTCGACGTGGTGCGCGTGCTGCGGATCACGCAGGGGGCGCCGGCGGTCGAGGCCGTGGCGCTGAGTTGTCAGGGCGTGCTCGAGGCGCTCCGCGGGCGTACCGACGCGGCCCGGCGCATGATCGGGTCGGCGCGCTCGATGGTGGAGGAGCTCGGCATCGCGCACCGGCTCTTCGAGGCCGACGCGTTCGCCGGGCGGATCGATCTCCTCGAGGGCGACGCGGCGGCCGCCGAGCGCTCGCTCCGTGTCGCATACGATGGACTGCGCGACCTCGGGCTCGGGATCGACGCGGCCCGCGCGGCGGCGTTGCTCGCGCGCGCGCTCCTCGCGCAAGGGCGGATCGCCGAAGCGGAGGCGCTCTCGCGCGAGAGCGAGGCGCTCGCCGGCGACGATCTCCAGGCCGCGATCGCCTGGCGCGGAGCGCGCGCCGAGGCGTTGGCGAAGCGCGGCGACCACGACGACGCCATCTCGCTGGCGCAGGCCGCCGTGACCATCGCCGCCGCGACCGACGCGCTCCTCGATCACGCCGACGCGCGCGTGGCGCTCGCGGCGGCGCTGCGCGCGGCCGGACGTGGCGCCGAGGCCGACGGCGAGGAGCGTCGGGCGATCGAGCTCTGGGTGGCGAAGGGCGCGACGGTGCTCGCCGAGCGCGTGCGGAAGGAGGGAGCGGAGGTACCGCCGCTTCCCGGGGAATCCAAGTCCCGCGTCGGGCCTGCGCCGGCAGCGCGCCGGGACGTGCGCTCGAACGCCGCGACCGCGTGGCAGGCCCGCTTCGATGCTGCCCTGGCGGAGCGCGATTTCGACGCGCTCCTGGCGCTCCTGAGCGAGGACTACCAGGAGACCGATCACCCGACCGGGTCCTGCTACGGACGCGCGGAGGCGTTGGGCTCGCTCCAGCGCCTGTTCCGCTCGCGCGATCCGGTCTACCGCGAGGAGCCGTTCGCGACGCTCGGCGACGCCTTGTGCCTGCGGCGAAGGCTGGTGCGGGCGAGCGGCGCAGCCGGCAGGCGCTACGACGTCGGCGCATACGAGAACGAGGCGATCTCGCTGGTGGAGGTCGACGATCGCGGCCTGGCGCGGCGTCAGGAGGTCTTTGCCGTCAATCAACTCGGCGACGCTGTCGAGCGCTTGTACGAGCGCCACGCCGAGCTGCTGCCCGACGGCCCGGCGCGCGACCGCACGGCGGCGACGGCGCGCGCGATGGGTACGACGAGCCGTGCGGTGAGCGGTCTCGATCGCTGGGCGGCCGTGCTCGCCACCGACTTCGAGTCGATCGATCACCGGCGGCTCGGAACCTGGTCGGTCCGGGGCGCCGCCGCGTTCCTCGAACACCTCCGCGCCCTGCGGGAGGTCGCCAGCGAGATCGTGTTCCGGCACCTCGCGGTTCTGGCGGTCGAGCCGAACGCCATGCTCGTCGAGAACATGCACTCCGGCAACGAGCGCCTCGGCGGCGGCGCCTACGAGCGGCTCTTTCTCGTGTGCTTCGCCACCGACGTCGAGGGGCGGCTCGCGCGTGCGGAGTGGTTCGACGCCGATGACGGAGCCGAGGCGCTCGCGCGCTTCGATGCGCTGGTCGCCGGTGCGGTGCCGAAGCGATCCGCCCGCCTCGTGCGTGCGAATGCCGCCGTGCGCAACGCGGAGCACCTCTGCGCCGCAGTCGAGACGCGCGACGAGGCGGCCCTGCTCGCCACCCACGCCGAGCCGATTGAAGTGATCCACCACCCGACCGGCGCGACGTATGGAGCGCCCGAGCTGCTCGCCATGTTTCGCGGGCTCTGGCGGGCTCGGAACGCCAGGTTCGCGCAGGAACCCCTCGGGACGCTCGGCGACTCGCTCGCGCTCCTGCGCCGTTCGTATACCCACGACGGCGTCGACTCGAAGTTCGGCTCCGTCGGACCCGTCGAGGCCGACTACTTCGTGGTCTTCGAGGTGGACCAGCGCGGACAGATGAAGCGGAGCGAAGTCTTCGCCGACGACCGCCTCGGCGAAGCCGTCGTGCGCCTCTACGAACGCTACGCCGAGCTGCTGCCTCCCGGCCCGGCACGAACCCGCGCCGCCGGCACGGCCCGCGCGGTCGCGGCGTTCCATCGCTCCGGCTCCGATCGAGATGGCTTCCTGGCCGCGTTCGCGCCGGGGATCGTCGCCATCGATCACCGCACCGTCGGGTTCGGGGAGTTGCACGGCCGGGACGCTCTGGTCATCGCGATACGCGCGTTCCACGACCTCTCGGACGACATCGGGATACGCTACGACGACGTGCTCGCGCTCTCGGAGCACGCGGCCCTCATCCGCGCGACCCAGTTCGGACGCGCCCGCGCGAGCGGCGGCACGTGGGAGCGCCCGATGTGCACGCTGCGCGTCCACGACGCCGAGGGCCTCGTCGTACGCTGGGAGATCTTCGAAGCCGAGCAAGAGGCCCAGGCGCTCGCACGCTACGACGCGCTCGCCGGGAGCGCCGACCAGGTGTCGTCGGTGTCGGAGCACCCGTTCGCCAACGCCGCGTCGCGCGCGTGGTTGGCCGTCATCGATGCCTGGGGACGGCGCGACGCCGATGGCTTCGCAGCGCTCCAGTCGCACCTGCTCCGCTATCGAGACCATCGGCGCCTGTTGCATCTCGATCTCGATCGCGAGCAGTTCCTCGACTTCACCCGCCCGACGCTCGACATGGCGGTGGGCGGCTCCGTCGAGCTGCTCGCGACGCGCGGCGAGCGACTCGCGCTCAAGCGCTTCACCATGGACATGGCCGAGGATGCGGTCGGCCCGAGCGCGATCGACTCGCTCCTCTTGATCGAGACGGACGAGCGCGGCGACATCGTCGCGTACGATCGATTCGACCCGGACGACGTCGACGCCGCCTGGGCCGAGCTCGGCGCGCGCTGGGTCGCGGGTGAGGCGGCGGCGCACGGGACCACGGCCGGTGCCCTTCGCTCCATGGGCGACGCGGTCGCGAGGCGCGACTGGGATGCCTACGCCGCGACCTTCGCCCCGGACGTCGGTTTCCACGATCACCGCCTGCTCGGCTGGGGGACGACGCTCGGCGACGCGGCGACGCTCGTGCGAGCGCAACAAGCACTGGTCGAGCTCGCTCCCGACGTCCGCTACCGCCTCGATCACCTCCGCCTCTCGGGCCGCATCCATCTGTACCAGGGAGCGCAGGTGGGCACGCGTGACGGTGGCCCGTTCGAGTCGCCGTTCATCAGCGTCGGGGAGCACGACGAGGCGGGCCGGCTGGTGCACTGGGACATGTACGACGTCGACCAGCTCGACCAGGCCCGCGCGCGCTTCGAGGCTCTCGCGGCCGCGGATCCGCTGGCGGAGATCGTCAGTCCCAACGCGGCAGTCTCGATGCTGGAACGCTGGCAGGCGGCGTTCGACGCAGCCGTCGCGTCGGACGATTGGGACGCCATGCGTGACGTCTGCACGCCGGGGATGATCTTCGACGACCGGCGCCGCCTGGCACTGCTCTCGGGCGACCGGGACCTGATGATCGCGTCCGCTCGCGAGCGGGTACGAAACGGTGGCCGAGTCGAAAACCGGCTCGTGGGAATGGCTGGGGATCGCGTCGCCGTCACGCGCGCGCTCTGGTCCGGCGGTCCCCCCGAGGGCCGCTGGGAGGTCGAATATCTCGGTGTCGTCGAGATCGACGAGGCGGGGAGGATCGTGGCCATGATCTTCTTCGATCTCGCCGACGCCCGCGCCGCGCAGCGCGAGGCGTGGGCGCGCTGGGCGGCGATCGATCCCGCCGCGGCGCCGTGGGTGGCGGTCATCGGGGCTGCCGTCGAAAGCTTCGACGCGCAGGACTGGAAGCGTCTGAGGACGCTCTTCGCCGACGACGTCATCGTCGACGATCACCGCCGGACCGGCTTCGGCCGGATCGAAGGCGCCGACGCGTACCTTTCGACCGTCGCGGTATTGTGGGATCTCGCGCCCGACCAGCGCGTGGAACTCGGCTGGTTCTGGCCGGCGGTCGAGCGCCATGGGGTGATCACCAGGGGCCGCCGCTTCGGCTCCCTTGCCGACGGCGGCGCCTTCGAGAGCGAGTATCTTTGGCTCAGCACCGCGACGGGCGGCCGGATCACGCGCCTCGACCTGTTCGAGGGCGAAGACCTCGATAGGGCAAAAGCCCGCCTGGAGGAGCTGCGGCCCGATCCCCTGCGCATCCCGCCGAACGCGGTGACGCGCACCTGGGACCGTTGGTGGGGTGCCGTGGCGGCCAACGATCGTGACGCCATTCGCGGGCTGTACGCCCCCACCTATCGGTTCGATGATCGGCGGCGCTTGTTCCGCATGTCCGCGGATCTCGGCCAGACGTTGACCGGGGACCACCTCATCGTGGACGACGGGTGGCGGCCGGTGCGCACGCTGCTCGCGACCGCGGGCGATCGCCTCGCGCTGCAGCACATTCTGTGGACGACGGGCGAAGCCGGCGCCACCTCGGAGATCGAAACGCTGATGGTGAGCGAGGTCGATCGCGACGGTCGCTTCGTCCACGGCGCCGCATTCGATCCCGACGACCGTGCCGCCGCGAGCGCGGAGCTCTTCGAGCGTTACGTCGCGAGCGGCGACGACGGGGTCCCGTCGAACGTCATCGCGATCACACGCGCGTGGAACGCTCACGACCTCGAGCGGCTGCGCGCGCTGCTCCCGGCCGATTTCTACCTCGACGACCGCCGCCGCACCGGCGTCGGCCGCCTCGAGGGCGTCGACGCCTACATCGACTCGCTCGCCGCGGTGTGGGACCTGAGCCGCGACCTCAGGATCGAGATGCTCCGCCTCATCGGCACGGCGCCGCACGGCATCCTCTGGGTCAACCGCTGGTCCGGCACCAACGCCGAGGGCGGCAACTTCGACGCCGTCTACGTCTGCATCGGGCTCCTCCGGGGCGACGAGTCCGCCGGTATGGAGATCTTCGAGCTCGACGACTTCGAGCTGGCCCGCGCGCGGTTCGCGGAGCTCTCCGCCGGTCCGAAATTCTGA
- a CDS encoding acetolactate synthase large subunit: MNAAESLVVTARAFGVDTCFANPGTSEMPLVAALDAVPGIRAVLGLFEGVCTGAADGFARMAGRPAMTLLHLGPGLANGLANLHNARRARSPVLNVVGEHATWHLGADSALECDIEALAAPMSAWVRTSRSAGAVAADCADALAAATAPPGNVATLIVPADLQSAAAGAPARVSKSTAPPPPDGLRAAAAVERLRRGASTALYVGGPACAAVPLSHAARIVAASGCRLFVETFPGRMERGAGTPSAERFPYFPEQVAHTLGRTTCVVVVGAPPPVALFGWPGARSRMLPEDVEVVCLATAEEDVVAALASVATGLGAPVDRGSLAPFELPPRPSGKLDGAALAAAVAATMPEHAILVDEGATASVFLYPALASAAPHSWLTLTGGAIGQGLPCATGAAIACPDRRVVAFQADGSGLYTMQALWTQARESLDVTTIVCANRAYRILQIELQRAGVSRTGRAARSLTELTGPDIDWVQLAAGMGVPGIRANDADGLVRALERAYAEPGPHLIEAVLA, from the coding sequence ATGAACGCCGCGGAGAGCCTGGTCGTCACGGCACGCGCCTTCGGCGTCGACACGTGCTTCGCGAATCCAGGAACGAGCGAGATGCCGCTGGTGGCTGCCCTCGACGCCGTCCCGGGTATCCGCGCCGTGCTCGGTCTCTTCGAGGGCGTCTGCACCGGCGCCGCGGACGGCTTCGCCCGCATGGCAGGACGACCGGCGATGACGTTGCTCCACCTCGGCCCGGGCCTCGCCAACGGGCTCGCCAATCTACACAACGCGCGCCGCGCCCGCTCGCCGGTGCTGAACGTGGTGGGGGAGCATGCGACCTGGCACCTCGGCGCCGATTCCGCCCTGGAATGCGACATCGAAGCGCTGGCAGCGCCGATGTCGGCATGGGTCCGCACCAGCAGGAGCGCGGGCGCCGTGGCCGCCGACTGCGCCGACGCGCTCGCGGCGGCGACGGCTCCGCCTGGGAACGTCGCCACCCTCATCGTGCCGGCGGACCTGCAGAGCGCAGCCGCCGGCGCACCGGCCCGCGTGTCGAAGTCGACTGCGCCGCCGCCACCGGATGGGTTGCGTGCCGCGGCCGCCGTAGAGCGCCTTCGCCGAGGAGCGTCGACGGCCCTCTACGTCGGCGGCCCGGCGTGCGCGGCTGTCCCGCTCTCGCACGCGGCGCGGATCGTCGCGGCGAGCGGTTGCCGGCTGTTCGTCGAAACGTTCCCGGGACGCATGGAGCGCGGCGCCGGCACGCCATCCGCCGAGCGCTTCCCGTACTTTCCGGAGCAGGTGGCCCACACGCTCGGCCGAACGACGTGCGTCGTGGTCGTGGGCGCGCCGCCGCCGGTCGCCTTGTTCGGGTGGCCCGGCGCGCGAAGCCGGATGCTGCCCGAGGACGTCGAGGTGGTGTGTCTCGCGACCGCAGAAGAGGACGTCGTGGCTGCGCTTGCGTCCGTCGCGACCGGGCTCGGTGCGCCGGTCGATCGCGGATCGCTGGCTCCATTCGAGCTGCCGCCGAGACCGTCCGGCAAGCTCGATGGTGCTGCGCTCGCCGCGGCTGTGGCGGCGACGATGCCGGAGCACGCGATCCTGGTCGACGAAGGCGCGACGGCGTCGGTGTTTCTGTACCCGGCCCTCGCATCCGCGGCGCCGCACAGCTGGCTCACGTTGACCGGCGGCGCCATCGGCCAGGGGTTGCCGTGTGCGACTGGCGCGGCGATCGCGTGCCCCGACCGACGCGTCGTCGCGTTCCAGGCCGATGGCAGCGGACTGTATACGATGCAGGCGCTGTGGACGCAGGCCCGCGAGTCGCTCGACGTGACGACCATTGTCTGTGCGAACCGCGCCTACCGCATCCTGCAGATCGAGCTGCAGCGCGCAGGGGTGTCCCGCACCGGGCGAGCGGCGCGCAGCCTGACGGAATTGACCGGCCCGGACATCGACTGGGTGCAGCTCGCCGCCGGAATGGGCGTCCCCGGAATCCGGGCGAACGACGCGGACGGGCTGGTGCGCGCATTGGAGCGCGCGTACGCCGAACCCGGCCCGCACCTGATCGAGGCGGTGCTGGCGTGA